Part of the Paenibacillus guangzhouensis genome is shown below.
TTCTCGTTCAATGCGTGCTGATGGCGGTTCAATCCAGTACAATAAATTGATACCGCTTACGGAACTCGCCTGGCGTAAAGGAAGTGTGACGTTTAAATAGGCGCGTGAAATAGTTATTGTCGTTGAACCCGCATCGCGTACCAATTTGAATGATTGACAGTTCTGAATGCGCTAACAGCTGCTTGGCACGTTCAATCTGAAGGTGATGCCTATATTGCAAGGGGCTCATCCCTGAATACTGCTTCAAGCAGCGGGCTAAGTAATCGAAGTGGTAATGCAAGTCATTTTCCATTTCTGTTGCGTCGAAGGGTTGTTCCAAATGTTCGGTCAAATAGGTAGCGACTTGCTCCCCGAGAGAAAGAGAGCGGGCTTGCGGACTTCGGTTTCGCATACTGTATTGCAGCTCTAACAGAAATCGGCCGAATAATATTTGTAATTCGTAGGATCGTGTTGCAGATAACATGCTATGCACGTGAATCATTTCTGTAAGCAGCGGTAGAATCTGGCGCAAATCGATGGTCGTAAATTTCGGAATATCTACCATACCAGGATGAACCTCGATATCCTGATCCGTTCGATTGAGCAGAGGCTGCTGCCAGTTCGTTTTATCAATTAAGGCTGGCTGAGGGAATCCTGGATACTGGAAATGAATCCAATAGACTTCCGTCTCGGTATCGGTCGGTTGGTAGCCACGATGCATCTTCTCAGGCTCAAGCACCAAGACCATGCCTTCTTTAATGTCATATGGAATCCCGTTTTCTTCCATGTAGAGCGTACCTTTCACGCAGATAATGATATCGAATGCATCAAATTGACGCCTCGCATGTACAATTCCCGGCGGCCATAAGGTATGGCCGACCGTGGCGATCAGAGGAAGGGGCGGAACAGGAATTTCAAGTACTAACATATCGGATCACCTATTCATAAGAATGTAGAAATTGTACTATAAATCGATAGCGCTGTCAGCTCTACCATGGTGCATTGCCAACTTAGTCGGTAGAGACTAGACTATACATGAATAATCAAGTGGAAGAAATTTTCTCAATATTGCATTGGAGATGAGATTGATGCATGGACACTGGCTGGATAACATACGCCGATTATTTCCTTGTTTTTCCGATATCGCAGATCATCATTGGACTTCATCCGAGATCATACGCGTAACTCCAGATACACCGCATGCCATTCGGGAAGGTCATGTTCTGCAGCATGCGATTTTTCATGATCAACGGATCGATCCGCGTCTTCAAGTTGAGTCCATCCGGCAAAGAGATAACGATATACCGCTTGTACGGATCACGTTCCCGTCATACCGGCGGCATGGGTCTGGGACTTGCAATTGCAAAAGAATTTGTGGAGGCTCATCAAGGCGTCATTTCGGTGCGAAGTGAGGTTGATCGTGGGACCCAGTTTACTGTGTATCTGCCTTGTGCGTAGCAATTGACATCAAGAAGTGGAGATTTTCGGGTGATAGTGACTAAAAGACAATGTAGACATTTGTCTACCAAAAAGCGTGAAACCGTTTTCTTTATTCTCCATTATGAAGATAATTGACGTTTATATAACATGCTCTTCCTTGATACAATATTAGTGAAATGTTGAACGAACTCCATTCATTGCTGAGGACATATTTTACCGCTACGGAAGAAAGGAAGAGAAGTGTGAACAGACTCATTGAGATTATAGAAAGTTCTCCAGAAATTGAAGAACTGCTAAAACACTGCCCGTATTCGGTTCTTAAAAAGTTTCAAGTCAAAGAATACGCAAGAGGAAGGTTTAAGCTTGAGCAGGGAACGATCTATTCAGAAGTCTACATCATTGTTCAAGGGAAAATAGACATTTTTATTCTAAGCGATTCAGGTCGCAAGATTACGCTTGATATCTATGGACCAGGAAATATTATCGGCGAGCATGAGCTTCTTCAGGAAATCCCTTTTAGCTCTTCCGTTCAATCTTTAAGTGATGTGGTGTTATTAAAATTGTCGCGAGAATCTTTTCTCGAATGGATGGAATTGGACCGAGGCTTCGCCAGAAATTTGACAGAATCATTATGTAAACAAGTTTATCATTTAAGCAAAAGAATCGAGTCGTATAGTTTGTTCTCCACGAAGCGTCAAGTTGTTGCGGTGTTAAGTTCGTTAAGCAAGAGCGATGTAATCGAAAGAAAGACGCTATTAAAACGGATTAGCTCTACGCCACGCAGTGTCGATCGGGTGTTAAAAGAACTGAAAGATTTAGAGCTGATTGAAATGGATAATGGCGTAATTAAATTACGGAACCCGAACTTATTGATTGAGCTGGGTTCAAAGGAGTAGAAATATGGAAAAACAACCTCATATTCAGCTGGATGGATCGTTGGCTGTCAAAAAAGCAATTGTAGTAGGAGATCCCGCCCGGGTAGATATTGTGAAATCGCTTCTGGAAAATCCACAAGATATCACCTACAATCGAGAGTTCAAATCTGCGATCGGTACTTATCAAGGGCACAAGATTCTAGTCCTGTCGACCGGTATTGGCGCACCTTCCATGGTCATTGCCATTGAGGAGCTGAAAGCGATTGGCGTCGAGTCCGTGATTCGGGCCGGAAGCTGCGGTGCGATGGACAGCAGCTTTAAGGTTGGTGAAATTATGGTCGTCACGGGCGCTGTTCGTGATGAAGGTTTAACCGGAAAATATGTTCCAAAGGAGTTCCCGGCCATTCCATCAAGTGATCTGCTGATGCGAGCAATGAAGCAAACAGAAATTCCGGTGAAGTATGGAATCGCAAGAAGCCATGACGGTTTTTATATGGACAACAACATGGCAGTAGAGGATTTCTGGTCGCGTAAACAAGTTCTGGGTGCTGATATGGAGACAAGCGCTCTCTACGTTGTTGGCCATCTACGGGGACTTCGAACGTTATCGATTCTCAATAATGTCGTGCCTTATATGGAACCTCTGGCAGATGGGGTTAATGAATTGGTATCAGGAGAATCGCAAATGAAAAGTGGAGAATTGCAGTCGATCAAATTGGCATTAACCGTTCTAACGGAGGAGGAATAGGCATATGAAACAAGGAATTTATAAAGTTCTAAAAAGCAAAACGTGGGACACATGTTGGCTCATACTTGGGATCGTGTTGGTGATAGCAAGTACTTATTATAGTTATAGCGGTACCTTTGATCTCCTGCTCGTTACATCATTTATTGGCGGTATTCTAGGTATGGTGATCGTGCTGCTCTTCGCCAATCAATATGGGAAAACGGCCAGTGGTTTGGGTGTCGTTGGAGCTATATTCGATACGTTTAATAACTTTAAATACGGCTTGCTAGGAAATGTATTCGTAGGGATCTACTGTGCTGCGCTGTACGCTAAAGGCTTCCTAACGATGGGGAAGGAAATTGAAGTCACGAAAGTAACGAAGTCCAATCTATATATTTCAGCCATCATTGCTTTGGTTGGTTCTGTTGTTCTCTACTTCTATGGCGGTACGATTCTTCCGGCGGATGCCCCGTTGTGGGTCATCGTGTTTAACGTTTTAGTGTTCCTCGTCCAAGTTATTTCGCAGTATTTGATGGTAGAGGGTAAAGCGATTTCTTGGATCGGTTGGATTCTTGCTAACTTTATTAACTTGGCCCTGCAAATCTATGTTATTGTTCAAGGTAACAGCCCGACGGCAATGATTTACTTGTCGATGACCATTATGTTCCAACTGAATTCCATTAAGGCTGCGATTCTATGGTATGGATACGGCGAAGAATAAAATATAAGTGAAATCCTTAGAGGATTCATAGAAATGAACGTAAAAAGGGACGATCCTATTCGCTGAATGCTGGCTTAGGGTGGTTCCTTTTTGTGTTTCTTCATAACTAGACACTTTTCGGACATAGCCAAAAAAGTCTTATCGGTATAAAGTGGAACTTAAGTATGATTCAACCAATCATACTTATAAGAGATCCGGCGTACGTTGATAAAGTGGTAAGGAAGTAAGAGAGATAGGAGCGATAATCTTGATTGAAATGACATCATCATACGTGGATTCACTAGCTTCGAATACCGCGGCGATCAAAAATGCACAAGGTCTGGTGAAGAAACGCAGTTTCGTGCAGCTGCATCAATCCGAAGATGGGACATTGTTATTCGCGGAATGCAAAGGAAGCGGAAGCTCGAATTACCAATGTTCCGCAGATTTCATCCAACCCGACAAACCGATACTGCGTTGTTCTTGCCCAAGCAGGCAATTGCCATGTAAACATGCGTTGGGACTGTTATATGCCTACATCGGTGGAGAAGCATTCACTGCCGCCGCAGTGCCAGAAGACATTGCTGCCAAACGGGAAAAAGCGGAGAAGCGGGAAGAGAAGAAGTCGCAACAGGCAAGTGAAGGGGCAGAACCTAAGCCGAAAAAGGTGAACAAGACGGCACTCAAGAAAAAAGTCCAATCACAACTCGAAGGATTGGATGTCCTCGAGAAGCTGCTTCGATCTTTGGTTCGCAACGGTCTGGGCACGATCGACAAAAAGGTCATCAAGACGATGCAAGAGCATGTGAAGCAAATGGGGAATTATTATCTCGCGGGTGCGCAAACAGAGTTACGACGGCTTACCTTACTGCTCTCGGAGACAGACGATCGTGAGCGAGTATACACGGATGTCGTGGAGCAATTGGCCGTGATGCATGCTTTTATTAAAAAGGGACGTACGCATTTAACAAGCAAATTAGCAGATCCAACATTGGCGCTTGATCATGAATCGACGATCGAGGAATGGCTAGGACATGCATGGCAGCTTACAGATCTGAAGGAATACGGGCTGATGAAGGAACAGGTAGAAATGGTTCAGCTTGCATTTGTCAGCTATGACGATTCGGCTAGACAAGAGTATGTTGACGAAGGATATTGGCTAGAACGAGACAGCGGCGAGATCCATCGTACCATCCAATATCGGCCTTACAAAGCAGCGAAGCTGATGCGTGAAGAGGACAGCTTCTTTGATGCTGTCCGTATTCCTTCCTTATTTCAGTATCCAGGGGATATGAACCGAAGAGTACGTTTTGAAGAGATGGTGGTAAGACCGCTGGAATCTTATGAGGTCGCAGATATTTCAAAATATGCCGAGCGATCGTATACAGATGTCATCAAAAAAGTGAAAAACCAGCTGAAAAATCCGTTAAGTCACGCCAATCCGCTCGTATTGCTTCATGTGGCCGAGGTAAAGCAGTCCAATCAAGATGAAGTTGTCATTGCAGATGAATCTGGTCAACATCTCGTACTAAGGGATCAAGCATCAAATGGACATCAGACCCTTCCGCTGATTACGCATTTGTCAGCATCGCAATTGGAGGATGTCAGCATGCTGGTTCGGTTCGAGCACGATATGGACACGGGGCAGTTATCGGCAATGCCTTTAACGATATTGAAAGATGCGGAAATGCTCCGTCTCTTGTATTAGGAGGAATGAACATGAGTACAGCATTATTACAAGAGCTCCATCAAGAGCTGCGACGAATCTACATCGCTGGAAGTGATTTGGCACTGGGGGATTACCGTCTAAAACGGATGCTGCCGCAATTTCAGCAGCTTGGCGAGCGAGCTCCGATTTTTAAGAGATTAGGTGAAGGCATTACGGCTCTGATTGAGCCTTCGGATATAGAAAACTATCAATCTGCAGAACAATTGCAGGATCTGAATCTACTCCTGACCTCCGTGCTTCGAACGCAAGGTATGACAGCACCGCAAGGTGAGCTTAGATCGCTAGAAAATCACCCCGTTTCCTTATCTACATTTCTTCCGTATCGCAAGCTGGCTGCTGTGGAGGTGGCGCTTACGACGACAGGGAGCAATCGGTATGAGGTGGTTGTTCACGCATTCGAAGAGGGGATGTTCCGGGATCTTCGTCTGCTGGCCCTTGCCGTACGAGCGCTTGGGGATCCCTATTCGGAAATCGCTGAATTTGCTATGCAGAAGATCCTGCCTTCCTACGGCGCGGAGGTCGTGCCCTATTTGATCGACAGCTTCGATCCGATGGGAGGCAGGGTAGAGAGCCGCAAGCTTCAAGTGATCGGGCAGGCGGGCGGAGAAGACGTATTGGATCTCATCTCTCGAGCAGCTGAATCCGGGTCTGAAGAAGTTCGTGTGACGGCGATCCGTTTACTAGCAACTCAGCCTTCCTATGCGTCAGCATTGCTCTCTTGGACGAGAGATAAGAAGAAATCGATTCGTGAGGCTGCCTATCAATCCTTAGCAGTAAATAACTCCGATGCAGCGGTTGAACGGATTTATGAAGCTTTTACGGGCAAGGACATTGAAATCGCAGCGGAAGCCGCAGCCAAATGCAGCTCGGAACCATTAACGGCATGGCTGGTTCGTGATCTTGGTGAAGAGCTGAAGCAAGCTTTCGTGAACAAAGAAGATAAGAAGAAGGCAGAAGCATCGCAGATAAAAATAAATCACTTCCTTACCGCGCTGGAAGGGAAACGAGGCGATTCGTTATACGAATTATTCATTGAAGTAACAAGTCAATATTCATCGTATATTTCTTCCGTTGGTCTGGATCTTATAGATGCCGCAGCGCATTATTTGGAACACGAAAATTCCTTGGAAGCCTTGGATACTCTATATGGCTTGGAACAACAAAATACACGCTATCTATCTCATGCCTTCCGTGCGTCGTTCCGGCAGCTCTCGCCATTCGAGTTGTATGATCGCTATGTGTATTCCAATCGTAACAAATGGAAGATGAAGACCAATAAGGAGACCCAGAAAAAGCTGAAGCAGTTCCTATCAATCCTTGAGCAGCAAGTGATAGCTTATCCTTATCAGCTTTATCCTAATTTGTGGAGTTCCCCTGAAGAGACTTCTTACCTGCGCAAAGTGGAATTGATGCCTGTAGAGCAAGTTGCGCAGCGATGGGATTCGCGATGGCTAGACTGGCTAATTGAGGTTCAGGCCATCCACCTCGTCTGTGTGTTCGCGCGACCGGACCATGCGGCATCCAGGACATTCCTGATGGAGCGGATGCAAGACATAGCAGATCTGCGCCATTCATCCTTTGATATTCTGCTTCTTGGCCTTGAACGTGCGGGCGTGGAAGATTCGATCCGGTCGGAGTTGCTCATGAACGCGCTTGAACAAAAGCGGAGCGGCAACCTTTATGCGTTCGAAGGCCATGTACTGGATAATTTGTATCGGCTGCCTTTCACCTATCAAGATCGTCTGGCTGATGCGATTCAGAATTATCGGTATACCGCTCGGGAACAGCTGCAATATGTATTGAACGAGATGGAGAAAAAGAAGCAAGAAGCAGTCGTGGCGGATTCCGTGTAATGACGATCGGTATAACATAAACAGAATGAAGATCATGAGGAGATGGGAACATGGTTACGAGTCAAGAGCAATGGCAAGAGATGATGCGGCTGCCGGCTGAGCAATTATATCAAGAAGAACTAGCAGCGCTTAAGAAAGCAGATAAAGGGAAGATCCCTGCCGGCTGGCAAATGTCGCCGCAATCCGTACTTACGTTCATTACCGGAGGGAAAGTCGGTAAAACAGTGATCACACCGAAATATATCGGGAACAAAAGGCTGATCGAAATGGCCATCGCGACACTGGTCACCGATCGTGCGCTATTGTTAATAGGGGAGCCAGGTACGGCTAAATCCTGGTTATCCGAAAATCTCACTGCCGCCATTTATGGACATTCCGGCCTTGTTGTTCAGGGGACGGCGGGTACTAGTGAGGAGCATGTTCGATATTCGTGGAACTATGCCATGCTATTGGCGAATGGGCCAACACCTGAGGCACTTGTGCAGAGCCCTGTGATGCGGGCGATGGAAGCCGGTGGCATTGCCCGATTCGAAGAAATATCACGATGTGCCTCGGAGGTACAGGATGCGCTGATCTCTATTTTATCAGAGAAGACGATTTCGATTCCGGAGCTGGGTCGGGAAGTTAGCGCGCGGAAAGGGTTCTCGATCATCGCTACGGCGAACACGCGGGATCGAGGCGTCAACGAAATGTCGGCGGCCTTGAAGCGCCGCTTCAATATTCTGATCCTGCCGACGCCAAGTGATATGGATACGGAAGTCGAAATCGTGAAGAAAAGAGTACGTGAAATTGCATCCTCTTATGATCTGCAAGCCGCTGTTCCTGCGGATGAGGCATTGATCAAGGTGGTAACCATCTTCCGGGAATTGCGCAGCGGGATGACACTCGATAAGAAAGAGAAGCTCAAATCTCCTGCGGGCGTGATCTCTACGGCGGAGGCCATTTCTCTGCTGACGAACTCCATGGCTTTAGCGGCGAGCTTCGGCAACGGCGAAATATCAGATGAAGATCTTGCCGCAGGATTGCAAGGTGCCATCGTCAAGGATGATGTGAAAGATAAATTGGTCTGGAAAGAGTATCTCGATAATGTGATGAAAAAGCGTGGCGCAGAATGGCGAGGTTTGTACACGGCCTGTAAGGAGATGAACGAGTGAATAGCGTAGCGACGGCCGCTGTACATATATTTGGTGTGCGGCATCTGTCACCCGGCGGCTCCTTGCATCTGCTGGAGCTGCTGCAGGAAGTACAGCCAACCGCCGTACTCATTGAAGGACCATCGGATGCGAACTCGGAGATCCATCATCTAACGAACCGGAACACGGCTCCGCCTGTCGCCATTCTTGCTTTTACGGAGGATATCCCTGTTCGCACGGTATTATGGCCTTTCGCTGCCTACTCGCCAGAGTATCAAGCCATGAAATGGGCAGCTGAGAATGGAGCGCAGGCCGCATTTATCGACCTGCCGTCTTCGGTTACGGTTGCGATGCAACAGCTGCGATTGGAAGCGAAAGAGAACGTGGAAGAGGAAGATACGGTGACTGAAATGCGTACCGATCCCGATTCTCTCGATGAGTCTAACATCTACAATCGCATCGCCGCGATTGCAGGCGAGCATGATTACGATATGTACTGGGAGCGTAATTATGAGCTCAATACGAATAAAGGGGCCTATCAGGAGGCGATTATTGCCTTCTCTACGCAGATGCGCGAACTGACGGAGGAAGATGAGAGACAGCATCAACGGGTGGAATACGCCTATAACGCAGTTCGAGAGGCTTATATGCGAAGACAGATTCAAGACACGATTGCCGCAGGCCATGACCCGAACCGCATTGTTGTCGTCTGCGGAGCTTATCATGCAGCTGTGCTTGCGCAAGATTCCCAGGTGATGACGGATCAAGAGTGGACGCTTCTGCCATCCCGTAAGACAAAGCTGACACTGATGCCTTACTCGTATTATCGATTATCTTCGATGTCCGGCTACGGGGCAGGCAATAATGCGCCGAATTATTATGAGATGATGTGGGAGCGCATGCGGACCGATACGCTAGAAGAGCTGCCGCATTATTATTTATCATCGATTGCAAGGTGGATGAGGGAGATGGGGAACCATCGTTCAACCGCTGAAGTGATCGAAGCCGTTCGGCTTGCCGAAGCTCTAGCAGCCATGCATGGAGGGAGCTCCCCGACCCTGCGGGACTTGAGAGATGCTGCCCAGACATTACTGGGACGCGGCGATCTCTCTGTCATCGCAGAAGCGCTCGCACGCGTTGATGTCGGAACTGCCATCGGTTCATTGGCTGAAGGTGTCAGCCAGACCCCGATTCAAGATGATCTGAATCGCCTATTGAAGCAATTGAAGCTCGAGAAGTACAAGACAACTGTGGCTACCGATTTATCTCTGGATTTGCGTGAGAATCGTCGGGTTACATCGGAAGAATCCGCCTTCCTTGATTTGAATCGGTCCACGTTATTGCATCGATTAGCATGGCTTGGCATCTCTTTTGCGAAGCTTCGTCCTAGCGGGCAGGAGAATGCAACTTGGGCTGAGCATTGGGTCATTCAATGGTCTCCTGAGGTCGAGATTCAGGTGGTGGAATCGACACTACTCGGGGAGACGGTTGAAGTAGCCTCTGCGTACGTACTGCAGCAGAAACTGGATAGCTGCAGTACCATCGATGAAGCTTCTGTGCTGATCCGTACGGCATGCGATTGCCGTATGCTAGAGCAGATGGAGACCGCGCGGCAGACACTGCAGCGGCTTGCTGCAGATAGCCGTGATGTGGTCCAGATCGCTGCAGCATCGAAGGAGTTGTCCATGATTATCGGTTACGGTGGCTTACGTCGTATGGATACCTCACAGTTGCTGCCGCTTCTGGAACAGCTGTTCATGAGAGCGTGCCTGTTCCTGTTGGATGCAGCACAATGCAATGACGAGGCGGCAAGCGACATGATGTCGGCAATGAATGAGCTAAACCGTATTTCCTTGGAGCATAGTGACCAAGTGGATGAATCTCTATGGCTTCAGGAACTGCTGCATTTATCTGAACGGGATGATCGGAATCCGCGCCTATCCGGTTTTGCTTGCGCCATCTTGATGGAACGTCATGCCATCACCGCGCAGCAATGCGCTGAAGAGGTATCTAGAAGGCTCTCACCTGGCATTCCAGCAGATCTCGGTGCAGGGTGGTTCGAAGGGCTGTCGCAGCGCAATCGGTATGCTCTTCTATCCCGACAGAGCTTATGGGAACAGTTGAATGCCTACATCGTTTCGCTGAGCGATGAAGAATTTGCTCGTGCGCTCGTATTCTTGCGGCGTGCTTTTAGTTCGTTCGCTCCGCGGGAGAAGACGATGATTGCCGAGTTATTAGGCGAATTGTGGGGAGTCCATGCCGACCAAGCAGCTGAGATTTTGACGGGGGAATTGAAGGAGGAAGAAGTAAAGATGATCGACGAGCTGAATGATTTTGATTTTGAGGATTTTTGACCATGGATAACGTTGTAGATACACAGACGGTGTCCAGATGGAGAATGATATTAGGTGCTTCTGCGGAGAAACAGCTTGCAGGCTGTTGTGCAGGCGGGAGCATTGCATTATCGGAAGAAGAGCGAATGATGGATGAAGCCTTAGCAGCAATCTATGATGATACCGGTGAAGAAGAGGCAGGACAACATAACACACGAACTTCAACCGGGAGGAATGCAGGCCTCGGCAAGTCTGCTCCCCGTCTATCCAAATGGCTCGGTGATGTCAGACGATGTTTCCCAGAGGACGTGGTCTCGATCATTCAGAACGATGCGATGGAAAGAAAGGGATGGAAGCAGCTCCTCTTCGAGCCGGAAGTCCTAGCTCATGTGAAGCCAGATATTCAATTGGTCGGCACGCTGTTATCGCTGAAGGGAAGAATTCCGGAGAAGACGAAGGATACGGCACGCATGCTCGTCTCATCCGTTGTAGATGAACTAGTCAAACGTCTCGAGCAGGATATCCGGCGCGCGGTGACGGGTGCGTTGAATCGCCGGCAGCATTCCCCGTTGCCTTCCGTAAGCGGCATCGATTGGAAACGCACGATTCAGCGGAATTTGAAGCACTATGATCGCGAGAGCCGTCAGATCATACCGGAGAAATTCTACTTCTTCGACCGGGCACAGCGCAGTCAAGAATGGACGGTAATCCTAGATATTGATCAGAGCGGATCGATGGCTGATTCGGTCATATGGGCCTCGGTGATCGGTTCGATCTTCGCGAGCATTCCGGCGCTGCGAACACGTGTCGTCGTATTCGATACGGAAGTGGTAGATTTAACAGAGCAATGTGCGAATGACCCTGTGGAGATGCTGTTCGGAATTCAATTGGGCGGTGGAACAGATATTAACAAATCGGTTGCCTATTGCGAGCAATTTGTGGAAGAACCGAAGAAGACCTTGTTTATCATCATTTCGGATTTATATGAAGGCGGTAACCAATCCGCATTGATACGACGTATGCGTGAACTGCGAGAAGCGGGTGTACGGACGATGTGCTTACTCGCACTATCGGATCAGGGCCAACCGTTCTATGACGAACACGTTGCGAGACAGCTCGCTCGGGATGGAACGCCATGTTTTGCATGTACCCCTGCGTTACTGCCTGAACTCGTCGAAGGTGCGCTGAAAGGTTTTGATCTGGTCGAACTTGCGAAGCGAGTGGGGACGAAGAAAGAGTGATATATTTTTCTCCGTCTAAGGTCGTAGAAAAACTCAACCTAAAGGTTGAGTTTTTTGTGCTGCAAGTTGAGTCTTTTTACTGACGTAACAAGATTTGAAGCAAGGTAAGATGGAGTGGGAAAAGTTGGTATTAAATATTTTCTAAATCGTAAGTAGGAGTAGAATATGAATAGGAGGTAGATGATATGATTCAACAATCTCATTGGATTCATGCAGGAAATTTGGAAGTGCTTAAGCAAGAAGGAGCTAGGGTAGTGAAAGGCGGTATCGCTGTTTTTTATCATGAAAATAAGGTTTATGCAGTAGATAATCGTTGTCCACACTTAGGATTCCCACTGCACGTAGGCAGCTTGTGCGAAGGCATTCTTACTTGTCATTGGCATCATGCTCGGTTTGATATATGCAGCGGTGGAACGTTAGATCCTTGGGCTGACGATGTTCCTGTGTATGAGGTGAAGCTTGAGGACGGTGAAATATGGATAAACCAGCAGAAGCATACGAATGATATCGAAAAATATAAGAAGCGGTTGAAGGAAGGATTAGAGCAGAATATAGGGATTGTTATTGCGAAGTCCGTTGTCGCCTTAGTGGAAGCAAATGTGTCGGAAGCGGATATTGCACGGATTGGAATTGAATTTGGCACGACTTATGGCAGCGGGTGGAATTCAGGATTAACGATACTCACAGCCATGACGCGCATACTACCAAAACTTGATAAGTCAGGTAAAATTCTAGCCCTGTATCAAGGTTTACTGCATACGGCACGAAACAGTTCAGGGAGGGGACAGAGGCATTTATTAAGCCCGCTGCCTTCGGAAGACGTGTCGATATCAAGATTGATTGAATGGTATCGAAACTGTATCGAAGTTCGAGATACGCAGGGCGCTGAACGTATTCTTTTAACTGCGATCCGCAAAGGTGTATCTGATGATCAATTGGCAGAAATGATGCTTATGGCTGTGACAGATCATGTTTACCTTGATGGTGGGCATACATTTGATTTCCATAATAAAGCATTTGAATCCCTCCAATATGTGAATGATGAAATGAAGAATACGGTACTTTCTTCGCTCGTTCCAATGCTCGGAGCTCCAACGCGCAGTGAAGAATTGCATCAGTGGCAAGCACCAATTGATCTAGTTGGTCCTCTACAAGATGCGTTTGCTGAATTATTACAGAGTCCTTCCGTTGAATATAGGTCATTAACGGAGAAAGAGGAAAATGAGATCATTCAACAGCTCTTAAGTGAG
Proteins encoded:
- a CDS encoding AAA family ATPase, yielding MVTSQEQWQEMMRLPAEQLYQEELAALKKADKGKIPAGWQMSPQSVLTFITGGKVGKTVITPKYIGNKRLIEMAIATLVTDRALLLIGEPGTAKSWLSENLTAAIYGHSGLVVQGTAGTSEEHVRYSWNYAMLLANGPTPEALVQSPVMRAMEAGGIARFEEISRCASEVQDALISILSEKTISIPELGREVSARKGFSIIATANTRDRGVNEMSAALKRRFNILILPTPSDMDTEVEIVKKRVREIASSYDLQAAVPADEALIKVVTIFRELRSGMTLDKKEKLKSPAGVISTAEAISLLTNSMALAASFGNGEISDEDLAAGLQGAIVKDDVKDKLVWKEYLDNVMKKRGAEWRGLYTACKEMNE
- a CDS encoding SWIM zinc finger family protein encodes the protein MIEMTSSYVDSLASNTAAIKNAQGLVKKRSFVQLHQSEDGTLLFAECKGSGSSNYQCSADFIQPDKPILRCSCPSRQLPCKHALGLLYAYIGGEAFTAAAVPEDIAAKREKAEKREEKKSQQASEGAEPKPKKVNKTALKKKVQSQLEGLDVLEKLLRSLVRNGLGTIDKKVIKTMQEHVKQMGNYYLAGAQTELRRLTLLLSETDDRERVYTDVVEQLAVMHAFIKKGRTHLTSKLADPTLALDHESTIEEWLGHAWQLTDLKEYGLMKEQVEMVQLAFVSYDDSARQEYVDEGYWLERDSGEIHRTIQYRPYKAAKLMREEDSFFDAVRIPSLFQYPGDMNRRVRFEEMVVRPLESYEVADISKYAERSYTDVIKKVKNQLKNPLSHANPLVLLHVAEVKQSNQDEVVIADESGQHLVLRDQASNGHQTLPLITHLSASQLEDVSMLVRFEHDMDTGQLSAMPLTILKDAEMLRLLY
- a CDS encoding nucleoside phosphorylase, which gives rise to MEKQPHIQLDGSLAVKKAIVVGDPARVDIVKSLLENPQDITYNREFKSAIGTYQGHKILVLSTGIGAPSMVIAIEELKAIGVESVIRAGSCGAMDSSFKVGEIMVVTGAVRDEGLTGKYVPKEFPAIPSSDLLMRAMKQTEIPVKYGIARSHDGFYMDNNMAVEDFWSRKQVLGADMETSALYVVGHLRGLRTLSILNNVVPYMEPLADGVNELVSGESQMKSGELQSIKLALTVLTEEE
- a CDS encoding HEAT repeat domain-containing protein, encoding MSTALLQELHQELRRIYIAGSDLALGDYRLKRMLPQFQQLGERAPIFKRLGEGITALIEPSDIENYQSAEQLQDLNLLLTSVLRTQGMTAPQGELRSLENHPVSLSTFLPYRKLAAVEVALTTTGSNRYEVVVHAFEEGMFRDLRLLALAVRALGDPYSEIAEFAMQKILPSYGAEVVPYLIDSFDPMGGRVESRKLQVIGQAGGEDVLDLISRAAESGSEEVRVTAIRLLATQPSYASALLSWTRDKKKSIREAAYQSLAVNNSDAAVERIYEAFTGKDIEIAAEAAAKCSSEPLTAWLVRDLGEELKQAFVNKEDKKKAEASQIKINHFLTALEGKRGDSLYELFIEVTSQYSSYISSVGLDLIDAAAHYLEHENSLEALDTLYGLEQQNTRYLSHAFRASFRQLSPFELYDRYVYSNRNKWKMKTNKETQKKLKQFLSILEQQVIAYPYQLYPNLWSSPEETSYLRKVELMPVEQVAQRWDSRWLDWLIEVQAIHLVCVFARPDHAASRTFLMERMQDIADLRHSSFDILLLGLERAGVEDSIRSELLMNALEQKRSGNLYAFEGHVLDNLYRLPFTYQDRLADAIQNYRYTAREQLQYVLNEMEKKKQEAVVADSV
- a CDS encoding Crp/Fnr family transcriptional regulator, with product MNRLIEIIESSPEIEELLKHCPYSVLKKFQVKEYARGRFKLEQGTIYSEVYIIVQGKIDIFILSDSGRKITLDIYGPGNIIGEHELLQEIPFSSSVQSLSDVVLLKLSRESFLEWMELDRGFARNLTESLCKQVYHLSKRIESYSLFSTKRQVVAVLSSLSKSDVIERKTLLKRISSTPRSVDRVLKELKDLELIEMDNGVIKLRNPNLLIELGSKE
- a CDS encoding nicotinamide mononucleotide transporter produces the protein MKQGIYKVLKSKTWDTCWLILGIVLVIASTYYSYSGTFDLLLVTSFIGGILGMVIVLLFANQYGKTASGLGVVGAIFDTFNNFKYGLLGNVFVGIYCAALYAKGFLTMGKEIEVTKVTKSNLYISAIIALVGSVVLYFYGGTILPADAPLWVIVFNVLVFLVQVISQYLMVEGKAISWIGWILANFINLALQIYVIVQGNSPTAMIYLSMTIMFQLNSIKAAILWYGYGEE
- a CDS encoding AraC family transcriptional regulator, giving the protein MLVLEIPVPPLPLIATVGHTLWPPGIVHARRQFDAFDIIICVKGTLYMEENGIPYDIKEGMVLVLEPEKMHRGYQPTDTETEVYWIHFQYPGFPQPALIDKTNWQQPLLNRTDQDIEVHPGMVDIPKFTTIDLRQILPLLTEMIHVHSMLSATRSYELQILFGRFLLELQYSMRNRSPQARSLSLGEQVATYLTEHLEQPFDATEMENDLHYHFDYLARCLKQYSGMSPLQYRHHLQIERAKQLLAHSELSIIQIGTRCGFNDNNYFTRLFKRHTSFTPGEFRKRYQFIVLD